Proteins encoded within one genomic window of Raineyella fluvialis:
- the mutA gene encoding methylmalonyl-CoA mutase small subunit, translating to MTTPTTQSTRDIPPDVGTEEPPGFILAGDFPTPTEADWRAAAGKVLNRKRPPERQLTPDEAVGRLRRATVDDVTIDPLYTREGVTEDLGYPGVMPFVRGTTVRRGQMDAWDVRALHEDPEVAFTRKAVLTDLERGVTSLWLRLDPDAIAPGDLGEVLADVLLDLAKVEVSSRTDQVAAAEALLSLVEASGKDRAALSVNLGLDPIGFAADQGVAADLSGMAPWVARLEGYTQSRPFVVDATLWHNAGAGDVHEVAWALATGLEYVRALVEQGLPLDDAFDAMIFRVTASCDEFATIARLRALRRCWARIGEVLGVAEDRRGARQHAVTSWRELTRDDPYVNMLRGTISTFSAAVGGAEAITTLPFDTARGLPGELSRRVARNTQIVLAEESNIGRVNDPAGGTWYIESLTDEIADAAWSAFQEVEAAGGMVAALADGLPTRILADLNEKRRHLLATRQRPLTGVSEFPNTSEPALDVRPRPEAPAGNGLVRHRDAEVFEALRDRTGDSGQAVFLACLGSRRDFGGREGFASNLFHIAGLATPSCEGGSTDEVVAAWRATGTPVAVLCSSATVYAEQGLEVAAALKEAGARTLLLAGSLKELGDPARASALIDGTIALGVDVVEVLTTTLDTLGVAR from the coding sequence GGGCGACTGCGCCGCGCGACGGTCGACGACGTCACGATCGATCCCCTCTACACGCGTGAGGGGGTCACCGAGGACCTGGGCTACCCCGGGGTGATGCCTTTCGTTCGTGGCACGACGGTGCGCCGTGGGCAGATGGACGCCTGGGACGTCCGCGCCCTCCACGAGGATCCCGAGGTGGCCTTCACCCGCAAGGCCGTCCTGACCGACCTCGAGCGGGGCGTCACCAGCCTGTGGCTGCGCCTCGACCCCGACGCGATCGCCCCCGGCGACCTCGGTGAGGTGCTGGCCGACGTACTGCTCGACCTGGCCAAGGTCGAGGTCTCCAGCCGGACCGACCAGGTCGCCGCCGCCGAGGCGCTCCTCTCGCTGGTGGAGGCCAGCGGCAAGGACCGCGCCGCGCTGTCGGTCAACCTCGGCCTCGACCCGATCGGCTTCGCCGCCGACCAAGGCGTGGCGGCCGATCTCAGCGGCATGGCGCCGTGGGTCGCCCGGCTCGAGGGCTACACCCAGTCGCGTCCGTTCGTCGTCGACGCCACCCTCTGGCACAACGCCGGTGCCGGTGACGTCCACGAGGTCGCCTGGGCGCTGGCGACGGGCCTGGAGTATGTCCGGGCCCTCGTCGAGCAGGGTCTCCCGCTCGACGACGCCTTCGACGCGATGATCTTCCGGGTGACCGCGAGTTGTGACGAGTTCGCCACCATCGCGCGGCTGCGGGCGCTGCGCCGCTGCTGGGCGCGGATCGGTGAGGTGCTCGGGGTCGCCGAGGATCGTCGCGGTGCCCGCCAGCACGCGGTCACCTCCTGGCGGGAACTGACCCGCGACGACCCGTACGTGAACATGCTGCGCGGCACGATCAGCACCTTCTCGGCCGCCGTGGGTGGCGCCGAGGCGATCACCACCCTGCCGTTCGACACCGCGCGCGGCCTGCCCGGCGAGTTGAGCCGGCGCGTGGCGCGCAACACCCAGATCGTGCTCGCCGAGGAGTCCAACATCGGCCGGGTCAACGATCCCGCCGGCGGGACCTGGTACATCGAGTCGCTCACCGACGAGATCGCCGACGCCGCCTGGAGCGCGTTCCAGGAGGTCGAGGCGGCGGGCGGCATGGTCGCCGCCCTGGCCGACGGGCTGCCCACTCGCATCCTGGCCGACCTCAACGAGAAGCGCCGGCACCTGCTCGCCACCCGGCAGCGGCCGCTGACCGGCGTCTCGGAGTTCCCGAACACGTCGGAGCCGGCACTCGACGTCCGTCCACGCCCCGAGGCCCCGGCCGGCAACGGTCTGGTGCGCCACCGCGATGCCGAGGTCTTCGAGGCCCTGCGCGACCGCACCGGCGACTCGGGTCAGGCGGTGTTCCTGGCGTGCCTGGGGTCCCGCCGCGACTTCGGCGGCCGGGAGGGCTTCGCCTCGAACCTCTTCCACATCGCCGGACTGGCCACCCCCTCCTGCGAGGGTGGCAGCACCGACGAGGTCGTCGCCGCCTGGCGCGCCACCGGCACCCCGGTGGCGGTGCTCTGCTCCTCCGCAACGGTCTACGCGGAGCAGGGTCTCGAGGTCGCTGCCGCCCTTAAGGAGGCCGGTGCCCGCACCCTGCTCCTGGCCGGATCCCTGAAGGAACTCGGTGACCCGGCGCGCGCCTCGGCCCTCATCGACGGGACGATCGCCCTCGGTGTCGACGTCGTCGAGGTCCTCACCACCACGCTCGACACGCTAGGAGTCGCCCGATGA